From a region of the Microbacterium sp. nov. GSS16 genome:
- the ubiE gene encoding bifunctional demethylmenaquinone methyltransferase/2-methoxy-6-polyprenyl-1,4-benzoquinol methylase UbiE → MQPNRADLGKNPSRVSGMFDQVAKGYDRTNTVMTLGNDALWRAATTRAVAPKRGERILDLAAGTASSSASLAASGAQIVAADFSPGMLAEGRRRHGHLHNITFVEADATDLPFGDAEFDAVTMSYGLRNVQDPKKALRELLRVTKPGGRMVINEFSTPPGRFFRGFYDFYNAQVLPRVARLAGTNGDAYDYLNESIRDWPDQRTLAAWIREAGWTDVEYRNLSFGIVALHRARKPRR, encoded by the coding sequence ATGCAGCCGAACCGCGCCGATCTCGGCAAGAACCCCTCCCGCGTCAGCGGCATGTTCGACCAGGTCGCGAAAGGCTATGACCGCACGAACACCGTCATGACGCTCGGCAACGATGCGCTGTGGCGCGCGGCCACGACGCGCGCGGTCGCGCCGAAGCGCGGCGAGCGGATCCTCGATCTGGCTGCGGGCACGGCATCCTCCTCCGCCTCCCTCGCCGCGAGCGGAGCACAGATCGTCGCCGCCGACTTCTCCCCCGGGATGCTCGCAGAGGGGCGGCGCAGGCACGGCCACCTGCACAACATCACCTTCGTCGAGGCGGATGCCACGGACCTGCCTTTCGGCGACGCCGAGTTCGACGCGGTCACCATGTCGTACGGCCTGCGCAACGTGCAGGACCCGAAGAAGGCGCTGCGCGAGCTGCTGCGGGTCACCAAGCCCGGCGGCCGCATGGTGATCAACGAGTTCTCGACGCCTCCAGGGCGCTTCTTCCGCGGGTTCTACGACTTCTACAACGCACAGGTGCTGCCGCGGGTCGCGCGCCTCGCCGGCACCAACGGCGACGCGTACGACTATCTGAACGAGTCGATCCGCGACTGGCCCGACCAGCGCACGCTGGCCGCGTGGATCCGCGAGGCGGGCTGGACGGATGTCGAGTACCGCAACCTCTCGTTCGGAATCGTCGCACTGCATCGCGCGCGCAAGCCGCGGCGCTGA
- a CDS encoding polyphosphate kinase 2 family protein encodes MATHAWTTDPAELLRVGEGFSLDAVDADAHPGFDGDKDAGTALLEQRERRLDELQERLFAASHVGEGHDAVLLVLQAMDTAGKGGIVRHVVGGVDPQGVDFAAFKAPTEEELAHDFLWRVEKRLPDAGMIGVFDRSHYEDVLIGRVRGLADEVEIERRYGAIVDFERRIAASGTRIVKVMLHISRDEQKDRLMERLDRPDKHWKYNPGDVDERMLWSDYMAAYQTVFERTSTPDAPWYVVPANRKWYARLAVQELLIGALEDIDPRWPAADFDVEAEKKRLAAS; translated from the coding sequence ATGGCGACGCACGCATGGACCACCGATCCGGCCGAGCTGCTCAGAGTCGGCGAGGGCTTCTCGCTCGACGCGGTCGATGCGGACGCGCACCCCGGCTTCGACGGCGACAAAGATGCCGGCACCGCCCTGCTCGAGCAGCGCGAGCGGCGTCTCGACGAGCTCCAGGAGCGGCTGTTCGCCGCCAGCCATGTGGGCGAAGGGCACGACGCGGTGCTGCTCGTGCTGCAGGCGATGGACACCGCAGGCAAGGGCGGAATCGTGCGGCACGTCGTCGGTGGCGTCGACCCGCAGGGCGTCGACTTCGCGGCGTTCAAGGCGCCCACCGAAGAAGAGCTCGCGCACGACTTCCTCTGGCGCGTCGAGAAGCGCCTGCCCGACGCCGGCATGATCGGCGTCTTCGACCGCTCGCATTACGAGGACGTGCTGATCGGCCGGGTGCGCGGCCTGGCCGACGAGGTCGAGATCGAGCGCCGGTACGGCGCGATCGTCGACTTCGAGCGCCGCATCGCGGCATCCGGAACCCGCATCGTCAAGGTCATGCTGCACATCTCACGCGACGAGCAGAAGGACCGGCTGATGGAGCGGCTGGACCGCCCCGACAAGCACTGGAAGTACAACCCCGGCGATGTCGACGAGCGGATGCTGTGGAGCGATTACATGGCCGCGTATCAGACCGTGTTCGAGCGTACCTCGACGCCGGATGCGCCCTGGTACGTCGTGCCCGCGAACCGCAAATGGTACGCGCGCCTCGCCGTGCAGGAGCTGCTCATCGGCGCTCTGGAGGACATCGATCCGCGATGGCCGGCCGCCGACTTCGACGTCGAGGCCGAGAAGAAGCGCCTCGCTGCCAGCTGA
- a CDS encoding DUF402 domain-containing protein: protein MNATRPEPGTPMAMTWRKWDGSPHWNNDVVYLGADDWGDWIGQPIGWRSHRPGADFVAESPNVTLVPRDHTDFALTVHRGHPRHMRVYIDLAWDVRWTRDPRLATAIDMDLDVVRRLTEQGTYVDDRDEWAEHSIRYGYPAEVMTHLEARAVELEQQVRAQLAPFDDATADPWLDRLVALGLHR from the coding sequence GTGAATGCGACGCGCCCCGAACCGGGCACACCGATGGCCATGACCTGGCGCAAATGGGACGGCTCGCCGCACTGGAACAACGACGTCGTCTACCTGGGCGCCGACGACTGGGGCGACTGGATCGGACAGCCGATCGGCTGGCGCAGCCACCGCCCCGGCGCGGACTTCGTCGCCGAGTCGCCGAACGTCACCCTGGTGCCCCGCGACCACACCGACTTCGCGCTCACCGTGCACCGCGGGCACCCGCGCCACATGCGGGTGTACATCGACCTCGCGTGGGACGTGCGCTGGACCCGGGATCCGCGGCTGGCCACGGCGATCGACATGGACCTCGACGTGGTGCGGCGCCTCACCGAGCAGGGCACGTACGTCGACGACCGCGACGAGTGGGCCGAGCACAGCATCCGCTACGGCTACCCGGCCGAGGTCATGACCCACCTCGAGGCACGCGCCGTCGAACTCGAGCAGCAGGTGCGCGCCCAGCTCGCCCCGTTCGACGATGCCACCGCAGACCCGTGGCTCGACCGCCTCGTCGCGCTCGGTCTGCACCGCTGA
- a CDS encoding isochorismate synthase → MSSIRLVAETREIPPVGDLLAHTSATRPLAWLRRGEGIVAAGDGVAAVIRVPAGSGCLRSAVIADAWREITAIADIDDEVGLAGTGLVGFGALAFDEDSSSDSVLLVPQTVIGLRDGRSWITRIRQASDADFAPTPEPAALGPHWAGRVGPGAQTPQGYQDAVRRALDEIAEGAYSKVVLARDLTGTVPGDADLRRLVRALATGYPDTWTFAVDGLVGASPETLVTAHERVVTARVLAGTAGRGADPSEDHAASAALAASGKDLDEHRYAVQSVLTALAPHTSALDADTAPFVLELPNLFHLATDVAGRLTDGASSLDLVGAMHPTAAVAGAPTDAAIAAIRRIEPFDRGRYAGPVGWIDAAGDGEWAIALRCAQFGDAPREASGARRVTAYAGAGIVAGSEPESELLETRVKFRPLVDALA, encoded by the coding sequence GTGAGCAGCATCCGCCTGGTCGCCGAGACCCGCGAGATCCCACCCGTCGGGGATCTGCTGGCACACACCTCCGCCACCCGGCCTCTGGCCTGGCTGCGTCGCGGCGAGGGGATCGTGGCCGCCGGCGACGGCGTCGCCGCGGTGATCCGCGTGCCAGCGGGCTCTGGATGCCTGCGCAGCGCCGTCATCGCCGACGCATGGCGGGAGATCACGGCCATCGCCGACATCGACGACGAGGTGGGACTCGCCGGCACCGGTCTCGTCGGCTTCGGCGCGCTGGCGTTCGACGAGGACTCGTCGTCCGACAGCGTGCTGCTCGTGCCGCAGACGGTCATCGGGCTGCGTGACGGTCGCAGCTGGATCACCCGCATCCGTCAGGCTTCCGATGCGGACTTCGCCCCGACTCCCGAACCGGCCGCCCTCGGGCCGCACTGGGCGGGCCGCGTCGGGCCCGGCGCACAGACCCCGCAGGGGTACCAGGATGCCGTCCGCCGCGCCCTCGACGAGATCGCGGAGGGCGCGTACAGCAAGGTCGTGCTCGCCCGGGACCTGACCGGCACGGTGCCGGGCGACGCCGACCTGCGCCGCCTCGTGCGCGCACTGGCGACGGGCTACCCCGACACGTGGACCTTCGCCGTCGACGGACTCGTCGGCGCGAGCCCCGAGACACTGGTCACCGCGCATGAGCGGGTGGTCACCGCCCGTGTGCTGGCGGGAACGGCCGGGCGGGGAGCAGACCCGTCCGAGGATCACGCGGCATCCGCAGCGCTCGCCGCGAGCGGCAAAGACCTCGACGAGCACCGCTACGCCGTGCAGAGCGTCCTGACGGCACTCGCACCGCACACCAGCGCGCTCGACGCCGACACCGCTCCCTTCGTGCTCGAGCTGCCCAATCTCTTCCACCTCGCCACCGACGTGGCTGGTCGACTCACCGACGGCGCGTCATCGCTCGACCTGGTCGGGGCGATGCACCCGACCGCGGCTGTCGCCGGCGCGCCCACAGATGCCGCGATCGCCGCGATCCGACGCATCGAGCCCTTCGACAGGGGGCGCTACGCCGGGCCGGTCGGGTGGATCGACGCCGCCGGCGACGGCGAATGGGCCATCGCGCTGCGCTGTGCGCAGTTCGGCGACGCGCCGCGGGAGGCATCCGGTGCGAGACGCGTCACGGCATACGCCGGGGCGGGCATCGTCGCCGGCAGCGAGCCCGAGTCGGAGCTGCTCGAGACGCGCGTCAAATTCCGCCCTCTCGTCGACGCTCTCGCGTGA